The following coding sequences are from one Polynucleobacter sp. JS-JIR-II-50 window:
- a CDS encoding hydrogen peroxide-inducible genes activator, which translates to MAYLPSLRQLGYFVALAKELNFTRAAQACFVGQSTLSAGLKELEDALGIHLVERDRQNVSITPIGLEVLERAKLILAASEDLVEYAGATGKPMTATIRLGVIPTIAPFLLPTVLPEVRKRFPDLKITLREDLTANLLSRLAEHKLDFALIALPYDVEGLLVQELFDDHFWLVAKDGDPALRGKEVTLPAKMAERLLLLEEGHCLREHSLQACKRTDIRKAEGMEATSLLTLLQMVESGLGIALLPGMAVKSSLLNNSELVTKELASPAPKRVIALVARPSTAHTQEFNALADCIREQFGVA; encoded by the coding sequence ATGGCTTATTTACCGTCTTTACGGCAGCTGGGGTATTTCGTTGCATTGGCAAAAGAGCTCAATTTCACCCGTGCAGCTCAAGCCTGTTTTGTTGGCCAGTCGACTTTAAGTGCTGGTCTGAAGGAACTGGAGGATGCATTGGGGATCCATTTGGTCGAGCGTGATCGACAGAATGTATCTATCACTCCAATAGGTTTGGAAGTTCTAGAGCGTGCCAAGCTAATCTTGGCGGCATCTGAGGATTTAGTGGAGTATGCAGGCGCAACCGGTAAGCCCATGACTGCCACAATTCGTTTGGGTGTCATACCAACCATCGCACCATTTTTATTGCCCACTGTTTTGCCAGAAGTTCGTAAACGTTTTCCAGATCTCAAAATTACTTTGAGAGAAGATCTCACTGCGAATTTACTTTCCAGGTTAGCTGAGCATAAATTAGATTTTGCTTTGATAGCACTTCCATATGATGTAGAAGGCCTTCTTGTTCAAGAATTATTTGACGACCATTTTTGGTTGGTTGCCAAGGATGGAGATCCCGCATTGAGGGGAAAGGAAGTGACATTACCTGCCAAGATGGCCGAACGCCTCTTGCTGCTCGAAGAGGGTCATTGTCTACGAGAGCATAGCTTGCAAGCGTGTAAGCGCACGGACATTCGTAAAGCCGAGGGGATGGAAGCAACTAGTTTGTTAACCTTATTGCAAATGGTAGAGTCTGGACTTGGCATTGCCTTACTTCCTGGAATGGCAGTTAAAAGCAGTCTATTAAATAACTCTGAGTTAGTGACAAAAGAGTTAGCCTCACCAGCGCCCAAGAGAGTGATTGCTTTAGTTGCGCGCCCCTCTACCGCACATACTCAAGAATTTAATGCGCTGGCAGATTGCATACGCGAACAATTTGGCGTCGCTTAA
- a CDS encoding urate hydroxylase PuuD has protein sequence MTSILTSLGRTVFAGFVLLALIILALGGNFSSAELPFVFRWLHVMFGVMWIGLLWYFNFVQIPSMPKIPDEQKPAIGKVIAPAALFWFRYAALFTVLTGLIVAALNGYLHQAFTLQAPFRAIGLGMWIALVMAFNVWFIIWPNQKRALGIVVVEADVKAKSARVAMLTSRLNTLLSVPMLFLMVAQSHNTTWFVIVS, from the coding sequence ATGACATCAATCTTGACCTCCTTAGGGCGAACCGTTTTTGCGGGCTTCGTCCTCCTCGCCCTCATTATTTTGGCTTTGGGCGGCAACTTTAGTTCTGCTGAATTACCGTTTGTTTTCCGTTGGTTACACGTGATGTTTGGTGTGATGTGGATTGGTTTGCTCTGGTACTTTAATTTTGTGCAAATTCCTTCAATGCCAAAGATTCCTGATGAGCAAAAGCCAGCGATTGGAAAAGTGATTGCTCCGGCAGCATTGTTCTGGTTCCGTTACGCAGCTTTGTTTACTGTGCTAACCGGTTTGATTGTTGCCGCTTTAAATGGTTACTTACACCAAGCATTTACATTGCAAGCTCCATTCCGCGCAATTGGTTTGGGTATGTGGATTGCCTTGGTAATGGCCTTTAACGTTTGGTTCATTATTTGGCCAAATCAAAAGCGTGCTCTTGGCATCGTTGTTGTTGAAGCTGACGTTAAGGCAAAATCTGCTCGCGTTGCAATGCTGACATCCCGTTTAAATACATTGTTATCCGTACCAATGTTGTTTTTGATGGTTGCTCAATCGCATAACACTACATGGTTTGTGATCGTTTCTTAA
- a CDS encoding alkene reductase has product MSGKEIMFTPVNLGALHLKNRLVMAPLTRMRAVGGDVPNPLAKTYYAQRASAGLIITEATQISPLGKGYPATPGIYSVEQTAAWKEIVEAVHAKGGAIVAQLWHVGRISHSSLHPEQGVPEAPSAIAAAGQTYGADWKLHDYETPTAMSLEDIARLLKEFEAAAQNAKAAGFDGIEIHSANGYLLDQFLQDKTNQRMDEYGGSIDNRLRLLGQVIEAVSEVFPSDKVGVRLSPYGTFNDMGDSDPVALFTAAIKKLNGYNLAYVHMIEPRSTSAGGGDQVLEDAPITSEMFRAAYQGKFITAGGYDQAMGEKVLEDNLADAVAYGRLYISNPDLAERFQQGAALNPYNRATFYGGEEVGYTDYPTL; this is encoded by the coding sequence ATGTCAGGCAAAGAAATTATGTTCACCCCGGTAAATCTGGGAGCACTTCATTTAAAAAATCGTTTAGTGATGGCACCGCTCACGCGGATGCGTGCTGTTGGTGGTGATGTTCCTAACCCGTTAGCTAAAACCTATTACGCGCAACGTGCGAGTGCCGGACTTATTATTACTGAGGCAACACAGATTTCTCCATTGGGTAAAGGTTACCCAGCGACGCCTGGAATCTATTCGGTAGAACAAACCGCTGCATGGAAAGAGATTGTTGAGGCAGTGCATGCTAAGGGCGGTGCGATTGTTGCGCAGTTGTGGCACGTGGGTCGTATCTCCCATTCTTCCTTGCATCCAGAGCAGGGCGTACCTGAGGCACCTTCTGCAATTGCTGCGGCTGGTCAAACGTATGGTGCAGATTGGAAACTCCACGACTATGAGACTCCAACGGCAATGAGTTTGGAAGACATCGCTCGCTTGCTCAAGGAGTTTGAGGCGGCAGCACAGAATGCAAAAGCTGCAGGCTTTGATGGTATTGAAATTCACTCGGCTAATGGCTATTTGCTAGATCAGTTCTTGCAAGACAAAACCAATCAACGTATGGATGAGTATGGTGGCTCGATCGACAATCGTCTGCGTCTATTGGGTCAAGTCATCGAAGCTGTAAGCGAAGTATTCCCGAGTGATAAGGTGGGGGTTCGCCTTTCACCATACGGTACTTTCAATGATATGGGTGATAGTGATCCGGTAGCATTATTTACTGCTGCAATTAAGAAGCTTAATGGCTATAACTTAGCTTACGTGCATATGATTGAGCCTCGCTCAACCAGTGCTGGCGGAGGTGATCAAGTTCTTGAGGATGCCCCTATTACCTCCGAGATGTTCCGTGCTGCTTATCAAGGAAAATTTATCACCGCTGGTGGGTATGACCAAGCTATGGGTGAGAAGGTGTTAGAAGATAATTTAGCTGATGCAGTAGCTTATGGCCGTCTCTACATTTCTAATCCAGATCTAGCAGAGAGATTTCAGCAGGGTGCCGCACTAAATCCATATAACCGCGCTACTTTTTATGGTGGCGAGGAAGTGGGCTACACAGATTACCCAACTCTGTAA
- a CDS encoding rubredoxin, with the protein MKTYQCIVCGYIYDEAKGIPEDGIPAGTLWADVPEDWECPDCGVAKADFEMVQVS; encoded by the coding sequence ATGAAAACTTACCAATGTATCGTGTGCGGCTATATTTATGACGAAGCAAAAGGAATCCCAGAAGATGGCATTCCAGCTGGCACACTCTGGGCTGATGTACCAGAAGACTGGGAATGCCCTGATTGCGGTGTAGCAAAAGCAGATTTTGAAATGGTTCAGGTAAGCTAA
- a CDS encoding alpha-hydroxy acid oxidase, protein MAIITNIEDLRVLHQKRTPKMFYDYADSGSWTESTYRANESDFQKIKLRQRVAVNMTNRTTKTTMIGQEVAMPVALAPTGLTGMQHADGEILAAKAAEKFGVPFCLSTMSICSIEDVAEHTTKPFWFQLYVMKDRGFIERLIERAKAAKCSALVLTLDLQILGQRHKDLKNGLSAPPKLTIANMINMATKPRWCLGMAMTPRRTFRNIVGHATGVGNMSSLSSWTAEQFDPGLNWGDVEWIKKLWGGKLIIKGILDEGDARLAANSGADALIVSNHGGRQLDGAISSIQALPGIVGAVGKDIEVWMDGGIRSGQDVLKAWALGARGTMIGRPFLYGLGAMGEAGVTKCLELIHNELDITMAFTGHRDIQNVTKDILYPGTF, encoded by the coding sequence GTGGCAATCATTACCAATATAGAAGACTTGCGGGTCCTCCATCAAAAGCGCACCCCCAAGATGTTCTACGACTATGCAGACTCAGGATCATGGACCGAGTCAACGTACCGCGCCAATGAATCCGATTTTCAAAAGATTAAGTTACGTCAGCGTGTAGCGGTGAACATGACTAACCGCACCACTAAGACAACCATGATTGGTCAAGAAGTTGCTATGCCGGTAGCACTTGCACCTACAGGCCTAACTGGAATGCAACATGCCGATGGTGAAATTTTAGCCGCTAAGGCTGCTGAAAAGTTTGGTGTGCCATTCTGCTTATCCACTATGAGCATTTGCTCAATTGAAGACGTAGCCGAACACACCACAAAACCATTTTGGTTCCAACTTTACGTCATGAAAGATCGTGGCTTTATTGAGCGTTTGATTGAGCGCGCTAAAGCGGCCAAATGTTCTGCACTAGTTTTGACTCTGGATTTGCAAATCTTAGGTCAACGTCATAAGGATCTAAAGAATGGTCTCTCCGCTCCTCCTAAGCTGACGATTGCCAATATGATCAATATGGCGACTAAGCCACGCTGGTGCTTGGGTATGGCTATGACGCCACGCAGGACTTTCCGTAATATCGTTGGACATGCTACTGGTGTGGGGAACATGTCTTCACTATCTTCTTGGACTGCAGAACAATTTGATCCGGGCCTCAATTGGGGTGATGTGGAATGGATTAAAAAACTCTGGGGTGGAAAGCTCATTATCAAAGGCATCTTAGATGAAGGTGATGCGCGCTTGGCAGCAAACTCGGGCGCTGATGCTTTAATTGTCTCTAACCATGGTGGCCGTCAATTAGATGGCGCGATTTCTAGCATTCAGGCTTTACCCGGAATTGTGGGTGCTGTTGGTAAAGATATTGAAGTCTGGATGGATGGCGGTATTCGCTCAGGTCAAGATGTTTTAAAAGCGTGGGCCTTAGGTGCGCGTGGCACGATGATCGGCCGCCCCTTCCTATATGGCTTAGGCGCCATGGGTGAGGCTGGTGTAACCAAGTGCTTAGAGTTAATTCACAATGAGTTGGATATCACCATGGCATTTACAGGCCATCGCGATATTCAGAATGTGACTAAAGATATTTTGTACCCGGGAACCTTTTAA
- a CDS encoding NAD(P)/FAD-dependent oxidoreductase — protein MDQTTPQSQSAIVIIGSGLAGYTVIREIRKLDKAVPITLVTREPGYFYSKPMLSTALASKKEAAQLISTPADGMATQLEMTVLGECDVSAINPSAQTIQTSKGEVPYGKLVMALGADQIRLPLQGSAANEVITVNDLEDYARFRNAITGKKKIAILGAGLIGCEFANDLVLGGYEVDVIDLAPQALGRLLPEAAALELQGKLSATGVCWHLSTTVQALDRHGDSLQVTLANGNTISCDVFLSAVGLKPRIELAKATGIKTDLGIQVNRELETNIKNIFAIGDCAEVDGLVLPYVMPIMQAARALAPTLTGQTTALTYPAMPVMVKTPALATIVSPPAKGAEGNWTTTAVEGGLESRFESADHKLLGFVLMGTATAQRGALTKELPAILD, from the coding sequence TTGGATCAAACTACCCCTCAATCCCAATCCGCAATTGTCATCATTGGCAGTGGATTGGCTGGCTACACAGTTATCCGCGAAATCCGAAAATTGGATAAAGCAGTCCCCATTACGCTAGTAACACGTGAGCCTGGTTACTTTTATTCCAAGCCCATGCTTTCCACCGCTCTTGCGAGCAAGAAAGAAGCAGCGCAATTAATCTCTACGCCAGCTGATGGCATGGCAACGCAACTAGAAATGACTGTCTTGGGTGAGTGTGATGTAAGCGCAATTAATCCTAGTGCGCAAACCATTCAAACTAGTAAAGGTGAAGTACCTTATGGAAAACTGGTAATGGCTTTGGGTGCCGATCAAATTCGTCTCCCACTTCAAGGGAGCGCTGCGAACGAAGTCATCACAGTAAATGATTTGGAAGACTACGCACGCTTTCGTAATGCAATCACCGGAAAAAAGAAGATTGCCATTCTGGGTGCGGGCCTGATTGGCTGTGAATTCGCCAATGATCTTGTGCTGGGAGGTTATGAGGTAGATGTGATTGATTTAGCCCCGCAGGCTCTTGGTCGGCTCTTGCCTGAAGCTGCAGCTTTAGAGCTACAGGGAAAGCTCAGTGCGACCGGGGTGTGCTGGCATCTGTCCACAACCGTGCAGGCGCTAGATCGTCACGGAGATTCTTTGCAGGTCACACTAGCTAATGGCAACACAATCTCTTGCGACGTATTTTTATCGGCCGTTGGTCTAAAGCCCAGAATTGAATTAGCAAAAGCTACTGGCATTAAGACCGATCTTGGTATTCAGGTAAATCGCGAACTTGAAACCAACATTAAAAACATCTTTGCTATTGGAGATTGCGCAGAGGTGGATGGCTTAGTTCTGCCTTACGTGATGCCTATCATGCAAGCAGCAAGAGCATTGGCACCAACCTTAACCGGACAGACTACCGCACTTACCTATCCAGCGATGCCGGTGATGGTCAAAACCCCAGCCTTAGCCACTATTGTTTCTCCACCCGCTAAAGGTGCTGAAGGTAATTGGACGACAACCGCTGTTGAAGGTGGTCTAGAGTCTCGTTTTGAATCTGCTGATCACAAGTTGTTGGGCTTTGTATTAATGGGTACCGCTACCGCACAACGTGGTGCATTAACTAAGGAGCTGCCAGCTATTCTGGATTAA
- a CDS encoding cytochrome b: MSKTKYHPASIFFHWLVFFLVVAAFAVIELKGQFPKGSESRELCKSIHGVIGQLIFIAMALRLIIRLTYGVPEPTNPKTLFISLAKVMHWLLYTLLLISPIFGILYFQYGGKEIHFLGLVWPQLVAPNPEMKKVAEGIHEFLGNSLYFLIGIHALAGLWQHYVVKDDTLRRMLNKVDA; this comes from the coding sequence ATGTCTAAAACCAAATACCACCCAGCCTCCATATTCTTCCATTGGCTTGTTTTCTTCCTAGTTGTCGCCGCTTTTGCAGTGATTGAACTCAAAGGACAGTTTCCCAAAGGAAGCGAGTCTCGTGAGCTATGTAAATCAATCCATGGCGTTATCGGACAGCTCATTTTTATAGCAATGGCCCTTCGCCTAATCATCCGCTTAACTTATGGCGTTCCTGAGCCCACAAACCCAAAGACTTTGTTCATTTCATTGGCCAAGGTCATGCATTGGCTGCTGTATACCCTGCTCTTGATATCGCCCATTTTTGGCATCCTGTATTTTCAGTATGGCGGCAAAGAAATCCACTTTTTGGGCTTGGTGTGGCCTCAGCTGGTCGCCCCCAATCCGGAGATGAAAAAAGTAGCTGAAGGGATCCATGAGTTTTTAGGAAATTCGCTCTACTTTTTGATTGGCATTCATGCTTTAGCAGGCTTGTGGCAACATTACGTCGTAAAGGACGATACACTTCGTCGTATGTTGAATAAAGTTGATGCTTAA
- a CDS encoding rubrerythrin family protein codes for MTRPEIKTIQNLESAFAGESMAHIKYRYFAKLARAAGDEETAKIFEATADQEVMHAFGHLDLLYPAGTITPARALEIAIEGETYEYTEMYPSFRKTAVEEGNAAAIQEIDEQIAESKEHAEQFQAVLAKAAKRFAALANVEERHANHYKLALEKAKVFAAQ; via the coding sequence ATGACACGTCCAGAAATCAAAACCATCCAAAACTTGGAGTCCGCATTCGCTGGTGAATCCATGGCTCATATTAAGTATCGTTATTTTGCAAAATTGGCTCGCGCTGCAGGCGATGAGGAAACTGCAAAGATTTTCGAGGCCACTGCCGACCAAGAAGTCATGCACGCTTTTGGTCACCTAGACCTGCTCTACCCTGCTGGCACTATTACTCCGGCACGTGCTTTAGAGATCGCGATTGAAGGTGAAACTTATGAGTACACCGAAATGTATCCTTCGTTTCGTAAAACGGCGGTAGAAGAAGGTAATGCAGCTGCAATCCAGGAGATTGATGAGCAAATTGCAGAATCCAAAGAGCATGCAGAGCAATTTCAGGCGGTATTAGCCAAAGCAGCAAAACGCTTCGCTGCATTAGCAAATGTTGAGGAGCGCCATGCCAATCATTACAAACTAGCTTTGGAAAAGGCAAAGGTATTTGCAGCCCAATAG